The Pedobacter mucosus genome window below encodes:
- a CDS encoding zinc-dependent alcohol dehydrogenase: MNYRGPFRVRAEQRPMPEILHPEDAIIRVTRTCICGSDLHLYHGMVPDTRVGSTFGHEFTGIVEEIGALVTNVKIGDQVLVPFNIACGKCNFCKQGLYGNCHESNSMATAVGAIFGYSHTAGGYNGGQAEYVRVPYANFGPTVIPADMDPDDAVLLTDVVPTGYQAAEMGGIKEGDTVVVFGAGPIGIMAARCAWFFGPSRVIIIDHLDYRLEFAKNYAKCEAYNFKSMPDPVLFLKKITDWYGADVCIDCVGCEAEGNALQTFTGKITLMQAGSATALQWAINSVKKGGIVSIVGVYGPPFNFVPIGNVLNKGITIRANQASVKRLLPRLIEHVQSGRLNPKGLITHRIPLEEVSDAYHIFSSKLDECIKTVLIPSTKH; this comes from the coding sequence ATGAATTATAGAGGACCATTTAGGGTCCGGGCAGAGCAGCGTCCAATGCCAGAAATTTTGCATCCTGAAGACGCTATAATACGGGTTACCAGAACCTGTATTTGTGGATCAGATCTCCACCTTTATCATGGAATGGTACCCGATACCAGAGTCGGATCAACCTTTGGTCATGAGTTTACAGGAATTGTTGAAGAGATCGGGGCTTTGGTTACCAATGTAAAAATTGGTGATCAGGTACTTGTTCCTTTTAATATTGCCTGCGGAAAGTGCAACTTTTGTAAACAAGGTCTTTACGGTAACTGCCATGAATCCAATTCTATGGCAACTGCTGTTGGTGCAATATTCGGTTATTCACATACCGCAGGTGGTTATAACGGTGGTCAGGCAGAATATGTTCGGGTGCCTTATGCCAATTTCGGTCCAACAGTTATACCTGCAGACATGGATCCCGATGATGCAGTTTTACTTACTGATGTTGTCCCGACGGGATATCAGGCAGCAGAAATGGGCGGTATAAAAGAAGGAGATACCGTTGTTGTTTTTGGCGCCGGCCCCATTGGTATTATGGCAGCAAGATGTGCATGGTTTTTTGGTCCATCGCGGGTAATTATTATTGACCATCTAGATTACCGTTTGGAGTTCGCTAAAAACTATGCTAAATGTGAAGCCTACAACTTTAAGTCGATGCCTGATCCGGTGCTATTCCTTAAAAAAATTACAGATTGGTATGGTGCTGATGTGTGTATTGACTGTGTAGGTTGCGAGGCTGAAGGAAATGCATTGCAGACTTTTACCGGAAAGATCACCTTAATGCAAGCAGGATCGGCGACTGCACTTCAATGGGCAATAAATTCAGTTAAGAAAGGTGGAATTGTTTCTATAGTTGGCGTGTACGGTCCTCCGTTTAATTTTGTTCCAATTGGAAATGTACTCAACAAGGGCATTACCATAAGGGCAAACCAAGCGTCGGTAAAAAGGCTTCTTCCAAGGCTAATTGAGCATGTACAATCTGGACGGTTAAACCCTAAGGGATTGATAACACACCGTATACCCCTCGAAGAAGTTTCAGATGCATATCACATCTTTTCTTCTAAGTTAGATGAATGCATAAAAACCGTTCTTATCCCTTCTACTAAACACTAA
- a CDS encoding family 43 glycosylhydrolase: MKSKQIYFIISIALTIVGINNLATAQTTNIKNDIFWNTTDGKPIYSQGGGVFKFLDPATGKPKYFWYGVHYKEAELYLANPAITNSQSSTFEAVTCYSSTDLVNWTEERNVFTKESLSKLGKKKTWVGRLGVAYMKDLKKYALIVQYGNSVLISLADSPTGDFEWHKQIDMTEMIGTPNTGDQTVFTDEDTGKSYLVYSYGRGRNKIYVSEIGVKDGAVTLLDCNMIFKGESREGNCMFKYKGKYYMAASNIYGWDSSHAYYLVADHVKGPYLPTNDMLIMDGAREDYAHISQTGFFYTIRGNKQETVVYCGDRWADFAGNGLGYNQWVPISFNGDKPYFNSLNSWNLDAKTGSWSVAKDNNYVKNGSFEADRKRIPSSVKPIQEQLTGWFSEVITGSKIIIDTLSPTLNYFNTELDRKVVIGEKSLNMSDKIDFSRKVYQTISSSPFVKMNDGFYTLKAKVKNSAGFTTLEMYANSGGKNVKISFNQENSSWKTITLKKIFVKGGKLDIGFLAKGKANAICNVDDVVLLAEE; the protein is encoded by the coding sequence ATGAAATCAAAACAAATCTATTTTATCATTTCCATAGCACTAACTATTGTAGGCATTAACAACCTTGCAACCGCTCAGACAACCAATATCAAGAACGATATCTTTTGGAATACAACTGATGGAAAGCCGATATATAGTCAAGGTGGCGGAGTATTTAAATTTTTAGATCCAGCAACAGGTAAGCCAAAATATTTCTGGTACGGCGTTCACTACAAAGAAGCCGAACTTTATCTTGCTAACCCAGCGATTACAAATTCACAATCTTCTACTTTTGAAGCCGTTACCTGTTACAGTTCAACAGATTTAGTAAACTGGACTGAAGAACGAAATGTTTTTACAAAGGAATCCTTATCAAAACTTGGTAAAAAGAAAACTTGGGTAGGCCGTTTAGGTGTCGCATATATGAAAGATCTTAAAAAATATGCGCTGATTGTCCAATATGGAAATAGTGTATTGATATCCCTTGCTGACTCACCAACAGGAGATTTTGAATGGCATAAGCAGATAGACATGACGGAAATGATTGGTACCCCAAATACAGGAGATCAGACAGTTTTTACCGACGAAGATACAGGGAAATCGTATCTAGTTTATTCTTATGGCCGCGGAAGAAACAAAATTTATGTTTCAGAGATTGGGGTTAAAGACGGAGCAGTTACTTTATTGGATTGCAATATGATTTTTAAGGGCGAAAGCAGAGAAGGAAATTGCATGTTCAAGTACAAAGGAAAGTATTACATGGCAGCATCAAACATTTACGGATGGGATTCATCTCACGCTTATTATCTCGTTGCTGATCATGTTAAAGGGCCATATTTGCCTACAAACGATATGTTGATTATGGACGGCGCAAGGGAAGATTACGCTCATATAAGTCAAACCGGATTTTTCTATACCATTAGGGGAAACAAGCAGGAAACAGTGGTTTATTGTGGCGATCGTTGGGCAGATTTTGCAGGAAACGGATTGGGGTATAACCAGTGGGTTCCAATTTCTTTCAATGGTGATAAACCATATTTTAACTCTTTGAATTCTTGGAATCTGGATGCAAAAACCGGATCCTGGAGTGTTGCCAAAGATAATAATTACGTTAAAAACGGAAGTTTCGAAGCAGATAGAAAACGAATTCCAAGTAGTGTAAAACCGATTCAAGAACAACTAACTGGTTGGTTTTCTGAAGTAATCACTGGTAGTAAAATTATTATCGATACGCTTTCACCAACCCTTAACTATTTTAATACCGAGCTCGATCGTAAAGTTGTAATCGGCGAAAAAAGCCTTAACATGAGTGATAAAATTGATTTTTCAAGAAAAGTTTATCAAACCATTAGCTCATCCCCTTTTGTTAAAATGAACGATGGCTTTTATACTTTAAAAGCCAAGGTTAAAAATAGTGCCGGCTTCACTACGTTGGAGATGTATGCAAATAGTGGTGGTAAAAATGTTAAAATTAGTTTCAATCAGGAAAACAGTTCTTGGAAAACAATTACGCTTAAAAAAATATTTGTTAAGGGTGGTAAACTTGATATAGGATTTTTAGCTAAAGGAAAAGCAAACGCCATTTGCAATGTTGATGACGTGGTATTGCTAGCTGAGGAATAA